From Arachis stenosperma cultivar V10309 chromosome 2, arast.V10309.gnm1.PFL2, whole genome shotgun sequence, one genomic window encodes:
- the LOC130961783 gene encoding cytochrome P450 76T24-like, protein MDYLLLLLFFFMWLSIHTLISKLVIKTSKSLKLPPGPNPFPIIGNILELGKHPHKSLTKLSQIYGPIMTLKLGYLTTIVISSPQLAKEVLHKNDQNFSYRTVPDTVKAHDHHLYSVGWMQPSSQWRILRKICATKVFSSQQLDSTQVVRQRKVKELMNFVKKKSETCEVLNISEAIFTTVLNSISNTLFSIDVVQFGSSKSQEFKDIFCGITEEAGKPNVVDYFPIFRKIDPQGARARMTKYYKKMINFLDGIVEERLRLLKGLEMDTKEYKDVLDYVLEVMLEDNSQINRIHVLHLLVDLFVAGIDTTASTIEWAMTELLYNPNKLQKVKNELEDVVGKEQQQIEEKHISKLPFLRAVVKETFRLHPPFPLIPHKSKEDVELCGFNVPKNAQVLINIWGVGRDSSIWRNPDEFIPERFLESRIDYQGNDCELIPFSAGRRMCPGLPLAYRGVHTVLGSLLLCYDWKLVKNGQKEKDLDMSEKFGLSLHKAKPLEAIPMQSSSQ, encoded by the exons ATGGACTATCTAttacttcttttatttttctttatgtgGCTAAGCATTCATACTCTCATCTCCAAATTAGTAATCAAAACTTCAAAATCCCTCAAACTTCCACCGGGTCCTAACCCTTTTCCAATCATAGGAAACATCTTAGAACTTGGAAAACACCCTCACAAATCACTCACTAAGCTTTCTCAAATCTATGGACCCATAATGACTCTTAAGCTTGGTTACTTAACCACCATTGTTATTTCATCTCCACAATTAGCCAAAGAAGTGCTCCATAAAAATGACCAAAATTTCTCTTATAGAACTGTTCCGGATACCGTTAAAGCTCATGATCATCACTTATATTCGGTGGGATGGATGCAACCTTCATCTCAATGGAGAATACTTAGAAAAATTTGTGCTACCAAAGTGTTCTCTTCACAACAACTTGATTCCACACAAGTTGTTCGTCAAAGGAAAGTCAAAGAATTGATgaattttgtgaagaaaaaaaGTGAGACGTGCGAAGTTTTGAATATTAGCGAGGCTATTTTTACAACCGTGCTGAATTCGATATCAAATACTTTATTTTCCATAGATGTGGTCCAATTTGGTTCTTCTAAATCTCAAGAATTCAAGGACATCTTTTGTGGTATCACTGAAGAAGCTGGAAAGCCTAATGTTGTGGATTACTTCCCAATCTTTCGCAAGATTGATCCACAAGGTGCACGTGCTAGAATGACCAAATATTACAAGAAGATGATTAATTTTTTGGATGGTATTGTAGAAGAAAGATTGAGACTATTGAAGGGTCTAGAAATGGATACCAAGGAATATAAAGATGTGTTAGATTATGTGTTAGAAGTGATGTTGGAGGACAATTCTCAAATCAATCGTATCCATGTCTTGCATTTACTTGTG GATTTATTCGTGGCTGGAATAGACACAACGGCAAGCACTATAGAATGGGCAATGACAGAGTTACTATACAACCCAAACAAACTacaaaaagtgaaaaatgaaCTTGAAGATGTTGTTGGCaaagaacaacaacaaattGAAGAAAAACATATCTCAAAGCTTCCTTTTCTAAGAGCAGTGGTGAAAGAAACGTTTCGCTTACATCCACCTTTTCCACTAATACCACACAAGTCCAAGGAGGATGTTGAATTATGTGGCTTCAATGTGCCTAAAAATGCACAAGTTTTGATTAACATATGGGGTGTAGGAAGAGATTCAAGTATTTGGAGAAACCCTGATGAATTTATACCTGAAAGATTCTTGGAAAGTAGAATTGATTATCAAGGAAATGATTGTGAGTTAATTCCATTTAGTGCTGGAAGAAGAATGTGTCCTGGGTTACCATTGGCTTATAGAGGTGTTCACACTGTGTTGGGTTCTCTTCTACTTTGCTATGATTGGAAGCTTGTGAAGAATGGACAAAAGGAAAAGGATTTGGATATGTCTGAGAAATTTGGACTTAGTTTGCATAAGGCTAAGCCTCTTGAAGCTATTCCCATGCAATCATCATCACAATGA